Proteins encoded by one window of Cystobacter ferrugineus:
- a CDS encoding ABC transporter substrate-binding protein, with the protein MRRFTPLFLAAFALFSAGCEKKSQPTPADTGPQGQATQPAPTGGTPPASETLLLGEVSSLTGSQASFGVSTQRGVEMAIKEANAAGGVKGKKIAVRVYDNQSKPEEAAQAATRLVTQDKVLAIIGDVASSNSLAMADKAQAAQVPMVSPASTNPAVTQKGDYIFRVCFIDPFQGFVMAKFARENLKLDRVAILQDNKSAYSIGLAEVFAQKFAEMGGKVLATESFAQGDTDFRAQLTAIKKTKPQGIYVPGYYNDVGLIARQARELGLTVPMMGGDGWDSDKLFELAGNALDGSYFSNHYSPQNPDPRVQKFIADYKAAYGNTPDALAALGYDAARVVIAAMEKSKDLTGPSIREAIAQTKDFPGVAGTITLDENRNAVKSAAILKVGDGKAEFVTTVNP; encoded by the coding sequence ATGCGCCGTTTCACTCCGCTATTCCTCGCAGCGTTCGCTCTCTTTTCGGCTGGTTGTGAAAAGAAGTCCCAGCCCACTCCCGCTGATACGGGTCCGCAGGGTCAGGCGACCCAGCCTGCTCCCACGGGAGGCACGCCGCCCGCCTCCGAGACCCTGCTGCTCGGTGAGGTGAGCAGTCTCACGGGCTCCCAGGCGAGCTTCGGTGTGTCGACGCAGCGCGGTGTGGAAATGGCCATCAAGGAGGCCAATGCCGCAGGCGGGGTGAAGGGCAAGAAGATCGCGGTGCGCGTCTACGACAACCAGAGCAAGCCCGAGGAGGCGGCCCAGGCCGCTACCCGCCTCGTCACCCAGGACAAGGTGCTGGCCATCATCGGTGATGTGGCCTCGTCCAACTCCCTGGCCATGGCCGACAAGGCGCAGGCGGCCCAGGTGCCGATGGTTTCCCCCGCCTCGACCAACCCCGCCGTGACGCAGAAGGGTGACTACATCTTCCGCGTCTGTTTCATCGACCCGTTCCAGGGCTTCGTGATGGCGAAGTTCGCGCGCGAGAACCTGAAGCTGGACCGGGTCGCCATCCTCCAGGACAACAAGAGCGCCTACTCCATCGGCCTCGCCGAGGTGTTCGCCCAGAAGTTCGCGGAGATGGGGGGCAAGGTGCTGGCGACGGAGAGCTTCGCGCAGGGCGACACCGACTTCCGCGCGCAGCTCACCGCCATCAAGAAGACGAAGCCGCAGGGCATCTACGTTCCGGGCTACTACAACGACGTGGGCCTCATCGCCCGCCAGGCGCGCGAGCTGGGCCTGACGGTGCCGATGATGGGCGGGGACGGCTGGGACTCGGACAAGCTGTTCGAGCTGGCCGGCAACGCGCTGGATGGCAGCTACTTCTCCAATCACTACTCGCCGCAGAACCCGGATCCGCGCGTGCAGAAGTTCATCGCGGACTACAAGGCGGCCTACGGGAACACGCCGGACGCGCTGGCGGCGCTGGGGTATGACGCGGCTCGCGTGGTGATCGCCGCGATGGAGAAGAGCAAGGACCTGACCGGCCCCTCCATCCGCGAGGCCATCGCGCAGACGAAGGACTTCCCGGGCGTGGCCGGCACCATCACGCTGGATGAGAACCGCAACGCCGTGAAGTCCGCGGCGATCCTCAAGGTTGGCGACGGCAAGGCCGAGTTCGTCACCACCGTCAATCCGTAA
- a CDS encoding branched-chain amino acid ABC transporter permease, producing MSQLIQHLINGIAAGTIYALVALGYTMVYGVLKLINFAHGDVMMVGVYMGYATAMMLGRQARGSVGGVLLIFLVAMAGCALMGFLIERFAYRPLREKPRLTALITAIGISFTLSYGFQLDIGFLPGSAPRAFPQVIQPAQWFTLGDPEFPDVVLWNWQVISLLLAVALMGGLQFLVYRTRFGRAMRAVSFDHRVAALMGIPTDRVISVTFMIGSALAAGAGLLYAIKDTSVSPLMGLYVGLKAFVAAVIGGIGNVPGAMVGGLLLGLVEEFVVGYAASTWRDAVAFGFLILVLLVRPGGLFGRVAAEKV from the coding sequence ATGTCCCAGCTCATCCAGCACCTCATCAATGGCATCGCCGCGGGCACGATCTACGCACTGGTCGCGCTCGGCTACACGATGGTGTACGGCGTGCTCAAGCTCATCAACTTCGCCCACGGCGACGTGATGATGGTCGGCGTGTACATGGGCTACGCGACGGCGATGATGCTCGGACGGCAGGCGCGGGGCTCGGTGGGCGGCGTGCTGCTCATCTTCCTCGTGGCCATGGCGGGCTGCGCGCTCATGGGCTTCCTCATCGAGCGCTTCGCCTACCGGCCGCTGCGCGAGAAGCCCCGGCTCACCGCGCTCATCACCGCCATCGGCATCTCGTTCACGCTGTCCTACGGCTTCCAGCTGGACATCGGCTTCCTGCCGGGCTCGGCGCCGCGCGCCTTCCCGCAGGTCATCCAGCCGGCGCAGTGGTTCACGCTCGGGGACCCCGAGTTCCCGGATGTGGTGCTGTGGAACTGGCAGGTCATCTCGCTCCTGCTGGCGGTGGCGCTGATGGGGGGGCTGCAATTCCTCGTCTACCGCACCCGCTTCGGGCGGGCGATGCGCGCGGTGTCCTTCGATCACCGCGTGGCGGCGCTGATGGGCATTCCCACCGATCGGGTCATCTCGGTGACGTTCATGATCGGCAGCGCGCTGGCGGCGGGGGCGGGTCTGCTCTACGCCATCAAGGACACCTCGGTGAGTCCGCTGATGGGGCTGTACGTGGGCCTCAAGGCCTTCGTGGCGGCGGTCATCGGCGGCATCGGCAACGTGCCGGGCGCCATGGTGGGCGGCCTCCTGCTGGGGCTCGTGGAGGAGTTCGTGGTGGGCTATGCCGCGAGCACCTGGCGTGACGCGGTGGCCTTTGGCTTCCTGATCCTCGTGCTGCTCGTCCGTCCCGGAGGCCTGTTCGGCCGGGTCGCGGCGGAGAAGGTCTGA
- a CDS encoding branched-chain amino acid ABC transporter permease produces the protein METAIDVSSSSRVPASLRGILPVLIALPVLLVLELLLRDSQFTSYLLCVMGVNVLLAVSLNIVNGMTGQFSIGHAGFMAVGAYIAGITSLALKDVAISFLPVAVSDQVLLLVALLVAGAAAALAGFLVGLPSLRLRGDYLAIVTLGFGEIIRVVVTNTQAFGRALGLTGIPQTSSVAMVGLWVFLGVLVARRIAGSSHGRSLLAIREDEVAAEAMGVNTTGYKVRAFVVSSFFAGVAGGLFAHFVPIINPGSFTFVKSMEVVVMVVLGGLGSTTGAIVAAVFLTLLPEAMRSAFSLVGPESNLAQQVDQIRMPIYGLLLVVLMLARPQGLLGSKELWDVVPRWLPRRRKGM, from the coding sequence ATGGAAACGGCCATCGACGTGTCTTCTTCCTCCCGGGTGCCCGCCTCTCTGCGCGGCATCCTCCCGGTCCTCATCGCGCTGCCGGTGCTGCTGGTGTTGGAGCTGCTGCTGCGCGACTCCCAGTTCACCTCCTACCTGCTATGCGTCATGGGGGTGAACGTCCTGCTCGCGGTGAGCCTCAACATCGTGAACGGGATGACGGGCCAGTTCTCCATTGGCCACGCGGGGTTCATGGCGGTGGGCGCCTACATCGCGGGCATCACGTCGCTCGCGTTGAAGGACGTGGCCATCTCCTTCCTGCCGGTGGCGGTGAGCGACCAGGTGTTGCTGCTGGTGGCGCTGCTGGTGGCGGGTGCTGCCGCGGCGCTGGCGGGTTTCCTGGTGGGACTGCCCTCGCTGCGCCTGCGCGGGGACTACCTGGCCATCGTGACGTTGGGCTTCGGGGAGATCATCCGTGTCGTGGTGACCAACACGCAGGCGTTCGGCCGCGCGCTGGGACTGACCGGCATTCCCCAGACGTCCTCGGTGGCCATGGTGGGCCTGTGGGTGTTCCTGGGCGTGCTGGTGGCGCGCCGCATCGCCGGCTCCAGCCACGGCCGCAGCCTGCTGGCCATCCGCGAGGACGAGGTGGCGGCCGAGGCGATGGGCGTGAACACCACGGGCTACAAGGTGCGCGCCTTCGTGGTGTCCTCGTTCTTCGCGGGCGTGGCGGGCGGACTGTTCGCCCACTTCGTGCCCATCATCAACCCGGGCTCCTTCACCTTCGTGAAGTCGATGGAGGTGGTGGTGATGGTGGTGCTCGGAGGCCTGGGCTCCACCACGGGCGCCATCGTGGCGGCGGTGTTCCTCACCCTGCTGCCCGAGGCCATGCGCTCGGCGTTCTCCCTGGTGGGCCCGGAGAGCAACCTGGCTCAGCAGGTGGATCAGATCCGCATGCCCATCTACGGCTTGTTGCTGGTGGTGTTGATGCTGGCGCGGCCCCAGGGGTTGCTTGGATCGAAGGAACTGTGGGACGTCGTGCCACGCTGGCTGCCTCGGCGCCGCAAGGGGATGTGA
- a CDS encoding ABC transporter ATP-binding protein: MSGPLLEAVGVSIQFGGLKALSDFNLAIHPGDLQGLIGPNGAGKTTAFNVLTGVYRPTQGEVRVNGERVNGRLPHQINHAGLARTFQNIRLFRALTALDNVKVACRAQGALHQGGDVGLGAKLREALGNYRDWWRAMLLTPGFQEEERELTRQAEHLLEVMGLAHRRDEEARNLPYGEQRRLEIARALGTRPRVLLLDEPAAGMNTREKADLMVLIRKLRDDFKLGILVIEHDMKLVMGICEKITVLDHGEKIAWGAPAEVRSDRKVIEAYLGDSYLESQGQSHGGPA, translated from the coding sequence ATGAGCGGACCACTGCTCGAAGCCGTGGGAGTGAGCATCCAGTTCGGAGGCCTCAAGGCGCTCTCGGACTTCAACCTCGCCATCCACCCGGGAGACCTGCAGGGGCTCATCGGACCCAATGGCGCGGGCAAGACGACCGCGTTCAACGTGCTCACCGGCGTGTACCGGCCCACCCAGGGCGAGGTGCGCGTGAATGGAGAGCGGGTGAACGGGCGGCTGCCGCATCAAATCAACCACGCGGGGCTCGCGCGCACCTTCCAGAACATCCGCCTGTTCCGGGCGCTCACGGCGCTGGACAACGTGAAGGTGGCGTGCCGGGCGCAGGGCGCGCTGCACCAGGGCGGAGACGTGGGGCTGGGGGCGAAGCTGCGCGAGGCCCTCGGCAACTACCGCGACTGGTGGCGGGCGATGCTGCTGACGCCGGGCTTCCAGGAAGAGGAGCGCGAGCTGACCCGGCAGGCCGAGCACCTGCTGGAGGTGATGGGGCTCGCGCACCGCCGGGACGAGGAGGCGCGCAACCTGCCCTACGGCGAGCAGCGGCGCCTGGAGATCGCCCGGGCCCTGGGCACGCGGCCGCGGGTGTTGCTGCTGGACGAGCCGGCGGCGGGCATGAACACGCGCGAGAAGGCGGACCTGATGGTGCTCATCCGCAAGCTCCGGGATGACTTCAAGTTGGGCATCCTCGTCATCGAGCACGACATGAAGCTCGTGATGGGCATCTGCGAGAAGATCACGGTGCTCGACCACGGCGAGAAGATCGCCTGGGGAGCGCCGGCCGAGGTGCGCAGTGACCGCAAGGTCATCGAGGCGTACCTGGGAGACAGCTATCTGGAGTCACAAGGACAGTCGCACGGAGGCCCGGCGTGA
- a CDS encoding ABC transporter ATP-binding protein, which yields MSEAQVKLLGTRPEFPPLLAVEGVKVSYGAIQALRGVTLTVGKGEVVALIGANGAGKTSTLRAVSGMLKPVGGRISFSGEDITGRKAHQLVPKGMAHAPEGRGIFPNLTVLENLELGAYLRNDADGIAADMEKSYVLFPRLKDRRKQLAGTLSGGEQQMLAIARALLSRPTLLLLDEPSLGLAPQVTETIFRNLRDVNAAGVSILLVEQNAHLALNFAHYGYVLETGEVVMAGAGRALLDSPEIRKAYLGE from the coding sequence GTGAGCGAGGCGCAGGTGAAGCTGTTGGGCACGCGCCCCGAGTTTCCGCCGCTGCTGGCGGTGGAGGGGGTGAAGGTCTCCTACGGGGCCATCCAGGCGCTGCGGGGCGTGACGCTGACGGTGGGCAAGGGCGAGGTGGTGGCGCTCATCGGCGCCAACGGCGCGGGCAAGACGAGCACGCTGCGCGCGGTGAGCGGGATGCTCAAGCCGGTGGGCGGGCGCATCTCCTTCTCGGGTGAGGACATCACCGGGAGGAAGGCGCACCAACTCGTGCCCAAGGGCATGGCGCACGCCCCCGAGGGCCGGGGCATCTTCCCGAACCTCACGGTGCTGGAGAACCTGGAGCTGGGGGCCTACCTGCGCAATGACGCGGACGGCATCGCGGCGGACATGGAGAAGAGCTACGTGCTCTTTCCGCGGCTCAAGGATCGGCGCAAGCAACTGGCGGGGACGCTGTCGGGAGGCGAGCAGCAGATGCTGGCCATTGCCCGCGCGCTGCTCAGCCGGCCCACGCTGCTGCTGTTGGACGAGCCTTCGCTGGGGCTGGCGCCGCAGGTGACGGAGACCATCTTCCGCAACCTCCGGGACGTGAACGCCGCGGGGGTGAGCATCCTGCTGGTGGAGCAGAACGCCCACCTGGCGTTGAACTTCGCCCACTACGGCTACGTGCTGGAGACGGGCGAGGTGGTGATGGCGGGAGCGGGCAGGGCGCTCCTGGACAGCCCGGAGATCCGCAAGGCCTACCTGGGCGAGTAA
- a CDS encoding PQQ-binding-like beta-propeller repeat protein: protein MMWRKVLGLLLMGALSACTQPINRCETAADCRSGALCLQNVCVYDGEIDSQACDRPCATYEACSALTLKCQPRFTGLVVTPGDATVIDGGTLSVRAELQVTPGFAANFPATLNVGVTRGDGGTVASLATATEGDGVYTTQWNPSGEGAYRLTAAYPEQGGPSTTVGLTVDTTGPLLSVVPAAAQSREPDGGFIYKDPASPSAWRRDQTATVRVESSSADLDPQSVSVLVRGFDGGVALEGLTLVPATPCDGKAYCATVDVPLWKPGLPAFRGEFAVEVSAKDRVGNQTSGRGNIPVTRWKWRHGINSAVITAAPAVGNKGVLYVGTTNINNNDGRLLVLSDDGRLLWEANTGAVVASPAVGNMLPDGTERVYAAHRKAGTNRVGFYAGSSAFISSCVDFASTTALVQSALAIGQVPVGSASETVYGVYTGRSGGTLFAVRPDESDPFYQCPLNPGVGDVVAPGSMLASGLSVVLGTSTGRLKSYALGSSGLWVSSAQWDRPLGVLNPTSMAVADGRIFGGSNDGSNSRLFTAPLDGGQDPTNTPTGSPAWNASIGGSPESRLVVGLQSNNLLALDAADGGTQTIQTPSEIIKGTPVWGAGGYVYTASSTSGVIQARRPLEHIEWQFDAESPIEASMNLDCSRAADGGVVAGMPGVLYAASQDGRVFAIVVDSPGLDSTAPWPKYQHDSRNTGNPDTPLTSCP, encoded by the coding sequence GTGATGTGGCGCAAGGTCCTCGGACTGTTGCTGATGGGCGCGCTCTCCGCGTGCACGCAGCCGATCAACCGGTGCGAGACCGCGGCCGACTGCCGGTCCGGTGCACTGTGCCTGCAGAACGTTTGTGTCTACGACGGTGAGATCGACAGCCAGGCGTGTGACCGGCCCTGCGCCACCTACGAGGCTTGTTCCGCGTTGACGTTGAAATGCCAGCCGCGGTTCACGGGGCTGGTGGTGACTCCGGGTGACGCGACGGTGATCGACGGAGGAACGCTGTCCGTGCGGGCGGAGCTGCAGGTGACGCCCGGGTTCGCGGCGAACTTCCCCGCGACGCTGAACGTCGGAGTCACGCGAGGGGACGGAGGGACGGTCGCCTCGCTGGCGACGGCGACGGAAGGTGATGGGGTCTACACCACGCAGTGGAATCCCTCGGGAGAGGGAGCCTATCGGCTGACGGCGGCGTATCCCGAGCAGGGCGGGCCGAGCACCACGGTGGGGCTGACGGTGGACACGACGGGCCCTCTGCTGTCGGTGGTGCCGGCTGCCGCGCAGAGCCGGGAGCCGGATGGAGGCTTCATCTACAAGGACCCCGCGTCACCGAGTGCGTGGCGAAGGGATCAGACGGCGACGGTGCGGGTCGAGTCCAGCTCGGCGGATCTGGATCCGCAAAGCGTGAGCGTGCTCGTGCGCGGATTCGATGGAGGGGTTGCGCTGGAGGGGCTGACCCTGGTGCCGGCGACTCCGTGCGATGGGAAGGCGTATTGCGCGACGGTCGACGTGCCCCTGTGGAAGCCGGGCCTGCCTGCGTTCCGCGGCGAGTTCGCCGTCGAAGTGAGCGCGAAGGATCGGGTGGGGAACCAGACTTCCGGTCGGGGGAACATCCCCGTGACGCGCTGGAAGTGGCGACACGGTATCAACTCCGCCGTGATTACCGCCGCGCCCGCCGTGGGGAACAAAGGTGTCCTTTACGTCGGGACGACGAATATCAACAACAACGACGGTCGACTCCTCGTGCTCTCCGATGATGGTCGTTTGTTGTGGGAGGCGAACACCGGTGCTGTTGTAGCGAGTCCCGCAGTGGGAAATATGTTGCCTGACGGCACGGAGCGCGTCTACGCCGCTCATAGGAAGGCCGGCACAAATCGAGTTGGTTTTTACGCCGGGAGCAGTGCCTTCATCAGTTCGTGCGTTGATTTCGCTTCGACGACTGCGCTCGTTCAATCGGCATTGGCGATTGGCCAGGTTCCTGTAGGGAGCGCCTCGGAGACAGTCTATGGCGTCTATACAGGGCGCAGCGGTGGAACGCTCTTCGCTGTGCGTCCAGATGAAAGTGATCCCTTTTACCAATGCCCGTTGAATCCTGGTGTCGGCGATGTTGTTGCTCCGGGATCGATGCTTGCTTCAGGACTCTCTGTCGTTCTGGGGACTTCAACGGGCAGGCTAAAATCTTACGCTCTTGGATCCAGTGGACTTTGGGTTAGCTCGGCGCAATGGGATCGCCCGCTCGGAGTGCTAAATCCCACGTCGATGGCCGTGGCGGATGGGCGGATATTCGGCGGCAGCAACGATGGATCCAACAGCAGGCTCTTCACCGCGCCGCTGGATGGTGGGCAGGACCCGACCAACACCCCCACCGGGTCTCCGGCCTGGAATGCCAGTATTGGTGGCTCGCCCGAGTCCCGGTTGGTCGTGGGCCTTCAGAGCAACAACCTGCTCGCGTTGGATGCGGCCGATGGCGGAACCCAGACCATCCAGACTCCCTCCGAGATCATCAAAGGGACTCCCGTCTGGGGAGCGGGTGGCTACGTGTACACCGCCAGCTCGACGAGTGGAGTCATCCAGGCGCGTCGGCCGCTGGAGCACATCGAATGGCAATTCGACGCTGAATCTCCTATCGAAGCCTCGATGAACCTCGACTGTAGCCGGGCGGCGGATGGTGGCGTGGTGGCCGGCATGCCCGGTGTGCTGTACGCGGCGAGTCAGGACGGCAGGGTCTTCGCCATCGTCGTGGACAGCCCGGGACTGGATTCCACGGCCCCCTGGCCCAAGTACCAGCACGATTCACGCAATACCGGCAATCCGGATACCCCTCTCACCTCTTGCCCCTAG
- a CDS encoding putative metal-binding motif-containing protein — protein sequence MSSRFVLLVGLVACLSVGCRDQGAVKLTISFPNFKPGCIRVSVKDAQGTGEERSTELREQLTGKKRGEKVTVAAFREEGWGSTLTVTATAFEQQCSQGPEFTASDSVDVGRGVSSAALTLVADDADDDGYVSKASGGTDCNDDEATVHPGQKELCNTRDDNCDGKANEGFEQLGQQCGTGSITCQTWACNTEGAMSCQELTPEWYRDQDGDGEGDPKTGVSQCAQPAGYVNNKLDCDDDNEERYSAAAEQCNGVNDNCDDEVDEGFKIGTACTGDLGCGGTFECATTAKSECRVVTSTWYLDLDQDGHGAKDTELKYCGTMPPGSNYVDSSDDCDDTNKNVHPGVAELCDTLDNNCDGQKDEGLGVGETCDPGFGCEGIRECAADGSTQCTPKTLPTKYYADNDLDQYGRDDSVIQTCGTPTAGYVAQGGDCDDDNRFTHPNAAEVCDQADNDCDNDTDEGDVCPTTPEWANHSSTGSEPWRSVALHGNGGVWVAGANKLHQRKPGETDFDDLSTCTTGGDVYTVAATPGSGDALLGGNAGFTARYAPSTEQCTNNGQQEVNTHIRGVTAIPVGSDIEAHFVGLNSDGGADKGRAFRVLTPQGTNYDNQSLSEAVYDVHGLSQDALFAVGGANSSRIYRFNSSSGNWGTESVPSGGLSLLGVWVVNPKLAYAVGNNGTMYSWDGSTWSKVSNTPAENLSSVVAFGSHSIYVTTLLGKVYHYNGSAWTKVFEVDPAAPSPLRDIAANHPGDIWVVGDKGKRYHWPQ from the coding sequence ATGTCCTCACGTTTCGTACTTCTCGTGGGCCTCGTGGCCTGCTTGAGCGTTGGCTGTCGTGATCAGGGAGCGGTGAAGCTCACCATCTCCTTTCCAAACTTCAAACCCGGCTGCATCCGGGTGAGCGTCAAGGATGCTCAAGGCACGGGCGAGGAGCGCTCGACGGAGCTCCGGGAGCAGCTCACGGGGAAGAAGCGCGGCGAGAAGGTGACGGTGGCGGCGTTCCGCGAGGAGGGCTGGGGCTCGACGCTCACCGTCACCGCGACGGCGTTCGAACAGCAGTGCTCGCAGGGGCCCGAGTTCACCGCGTCGGACTCCGTCGACGTGGGCCGGGGCGTCTCCTCCGCGGCGCTGACGCTCGTGGCGGATGACGCGGACGATGATGGCTACGTCTCCAAGGCCAGTGGCGGCACGGACTGCAATGACGACGAAGCCACGGTGCACCCCGGGCAGAAGGAGCTGTGCAACACCCGGGATGACAACTGCGACGGCAAGGCGAACGAGGGCTTCGAGCAGCTCGGCCAGCAGTGCGGCACGGGGAGCATCACGTGTCAGACCTGGGCCTGCAACACCGAGGGAGCCATGAGCTGCCAGGAGCTCACTCCCGAGTGGTACCGCGACCAGGATGGGGACGGCGAAGGCGACCCCAAGACGGGCGTGAGCCAGTGCGCCCAACCGGCGGGCTACGTGAACAACAAGCTCGACTGCGACGACGACAACGAGGAGCGCTACAGCGCCGCGGCCGAGCAGTGCAACGGGGTGAACGACAACTGTGACGACGAGGTTGACGAGGGGTTCAAGATCGGGACCGCCTGCACGGGTGACCTCGGATGTGGGGGCACCTTCGAATGTGCCACGACCGCCAAGTCCGAGTGCAGGGTCGTGACGAGCACCTGGTACCTGGATCTGGACCAGGACGGTCATGGCGCGAAAGACACGGAGCTAAAGTACTGCGGCACCATGCCACCCGGTAGCAACTACGTCGACAGCTCGGATGACTGCGATGACACGAATAAAAACGTGCACCCCGGTGTCGCGGAACTCTGCGACACACTGGACAACAACTGCGACGGCCAGAAGGACGAGGGCCTCGGCGTAGGTGAGACGTGCGACCCGGGCTTTGGCTGCGAGGGAATCCGGGAGTGCGCGGCGGATGGAAGCACCCAGTGCACCCCCAAGACGCTCCCCACGAAGTACTACGCGGACAACGATCTCGACCAATACGGCCGGGACGACTCGGTCATCCAGACGTGCGGAACACCAACCGCCGGCTACGTAGCCCAGGGAGGGGACTGCGATGATGACAACCGGTTCACCCACCCGAATGCGGCCGAGGTGTGCGATCAGGCGGACAACGATTGCGACAACGACACGGACGAGGGAGACGTCTGTCCCACGACTCCGGAGTGGGCGAATCACTCCTCGACGGGTTCGGAGCCTTGGCGCTCCGTGGCGCTCCATGGAAATGGAGGCGTGTGGGTCGCCGGCGCCAACAAACTCCACCAGCGCAAGCCTGGGGAGACAGATTTTGATGATCTCAGCACCTGTACGACGGGAGGCGACGTGTACACCGTCGCCGCGACTCCCGGCTCAGGGGACGCCCTGCTCGGAGGGAACGCAGGCTTCACGGCACGGTACGCCCCGAGCACCGAGCAGTGCACGAACAATGGGCAACAAGAGGTGAATACGCACATCAGGGGTGTCACCGCCATCCCCGTTGGAAGCGACATCGAAGCCCACTTCGTGGGATTGAACTCCGACGGTGGCGCGGACAAGGGACGTGCGTTCCGGGTGCTCACGCCCCAAGGCACCAACTACGACAACCAGTCCCTGTCCGAGGCAGTGTACGACGTGCATGGCCTCTCACAAGACGCGCTGTTCGCCGTCGGTGGGGCAAACTCGTCTCGTATCTACCGGTTCAACAGCAGCTCGGGGAACTGGGGTACAGAGAGCGTTCCCAGCGGAGGACTCTCCCTCCTGGGGGTCTGGGTCGTGAACCCCAAGCTGGCCTATGCCGTGGGCAACAATGGAACCATGTACAGTTGGGATGGTTCGACCTGGAGCAAGGTCTCGAACACGCCGGCTGAAAATCTCAGCTCGGTGGTAGCCTTTGGGAGCCATTCCATCTACGTCACCACGCTGCTCGGCAAGGTCTACCATTACAATGGCAGTGCGTGGACGAAGGTGTTCGAGGTCGACCCGGCCGCGCCCAGTCCGCTCCGGGACATCGCGGCGAACCATCCGGGGGACATCTGGGTCGTGGGTGACAAGGGCAAGCGCTACCACTGGCCCCAGTGA
- the thpR gene encoding RNA 2',3'-cyclic phosphodiesterase, whose protein sequence is MRLFVAVTLGRSVEEAATAALEQLRRLAPRARWVPPANLHLTLNFLGEVDDERAARVTQVLEQVGPRHEPLVLSIQGGGSFGAPSHPRVLWAGVEGNTAALGALQADVAEGLRPLGFEPEHREYAAHLTLARAKQPRGDRELAGCVRALQEARWGEARVDGLVLFESLGGRYHPRARVPLGPRAP, encoded by the coding sequence ATGCGCCTCTTCGTCGCCGTGACCCTGGGCAGAAGCGTCGAGGAGGCGGCCACCGCGGCCCTGGAGCAGCTGCGCCGCCTGGCGCCGCGCGCACGCTGGGTTCCTCCGGCCAACCTGCACCTGACCCTGAACTTCCTGGGGGAGGTGGACGACGAGCGGGCCGCCCGCGTGACGCAGGTGCTCGAGCAGGTGGGGCCGCGGCATGAGCCCCTGGTGCTGAGCATCCAGGGGGGCGGGAGCTTCGGGGCACCGTCCCACCCGCGGGTGTTGTGGGCGGGAGTCGAGGGGAACACGGCCGCGCTGGGCGCGCTCCAGGCGGACGTGGCGGAGGGATTGCGGCCCCTGGGGTTCGAGCCCGAGCACCGCGAATACGCGGCCCACCTCACGCTGGCGCGGGCGAAACAGCCCCGGGGAGACCGGGAGCTGGCCGGGTGCGTGCGCGCCCTCCAGGAGGCGCGCTGGGGCGAGGCGCGGGTGGACGGCCTCGTGCTCTTCGAGAGCCTCGGCGGCCGCTACCATCCCCGCGCCCGGGTTCCCCTGGGCCCTCGGGCCCCCTGA